A genome region from Piliocolobus tephrosceles isolate RC106 chromosome 8, ASM277652v3, whole genome shotgun sequence includes the following:
- the TMUB1 gene encoding transmembrane and ubiquitin-like domain-containing protein 1: MTLIEGVGDEVTVLFSVLACLLVLALAWVSTHTAEGGDPLPQPSGTPTPSQPSAAMAATDSMRAEVPGAETPSLRHRGQAAQPEPSTGVTATPPAPDSPQEPLVLRLKFLNDSEQVARAWPHDTIGSLKRTQFPGREQQVRLIYQGQLLGDDTQTLGSLHLPPNCVLHCHVSTRVGPPNPPCPPGSEPGPSGLEIGSLLLPLLLLLLLLLWYCQIQYRPFFPLTATLGLAGFTLLLSLLAFAMYRP; this comes from the exons ATGACCCTGATTGAAGGGGTGGGTGATGAGGTGACCGTCCTTTTCTCGGTGCTTGCCTGCCTTCTGGTGCTGGCCCTCGCCTGGGTCTCAACGCACACCGCTGAGGGCGGGGACCCACTGCCCCAGCCGTCAGGGACCCCAACGCCATCCCAGCCCAGCGCAGCCATGGCAGCTACCGACAGCATGAGAGCGGAGGTCCCAGGGGCAGAGACCCCCAGCCTGAGACACAGAGGTCAAGCTGCACAGCCAGAGCCCAGCACGGGGGTCACAGCAACACCACCAGCCCCGGACTCCCCGCAGGAGCCCCTCGTGCTACGGCTGAAATTCCTCAATGATTCAGAGCAGGTGGCCAGGGCCTGGCCCCACGACACCATTGGCTCCTTGAAAAG GACCCAGTTTCCTGGCCGGGAACAGCAGGTGCGACTCATCTACCAAGGGCAGCTGCTAGGCGACGACACCCAGACCCTGGGCAGCCTTCACCTCCCTCCCAACTGCGTTCTCCACTGCCACGTGTCCACGAGGGTCGGCCCCCCAAATCCCCCCTGCCCGCCGGGGTCCGAGCCCGGCCCCTCCGGGCTGGAAATCGGCAGCCTGCTGCTGCccctgctgctcctgctgctgctgctgctgtggtaCTGCCAGATCCAGTACCGGCCCTTCTTTCCCCTGACCGCCACTCTGGGCCTGGCCGGCTTCACCCTGCTCCTCAGTCTCCTGGCCTTTGCCATGTACCGCCCGTAG
- the FASTK gene encoding fas-activated serine/threonine kinase isoform X1: protein MRRPRGEPGPRAPRPTEGATCAGPGESWSPSPNSMLRVLLSAQTSPARLSGLLLIPPVQPCCLGPSKWADRPLGGGPSAGPVQGLQRLLEQAKSPGELLRWLGQNPTKVRAHHYSVALRRLGQLLGSRPRPPPVEQATLQDLSQLIIRNCPSFDIHTIHVCLHLAVLLGFPSDGPLVCALEQERRLRLPPKPPPPLQPLLRGGQRLEAALSCPRFLRYPRQHLISSLAEARPEELTPHVMVLLAQHLARHRLREPQLLEAIAHFLVVQETQLSSKVVQKLVLPFGRLNYLPLEQQFMPCLERILAREAGVAPLATVNILMSLCQLRCLPFRALHFVFSPGFINYISGTPHALIVRRYLSLLDTAVELELPGYRGPRLPRRQQVPIFPQPLITDRARCKYSHKDIVAEGLRQLLGEEKYRQDLTVPPGYCTDFLLCVGSSGAVLPVRTQDPFLPYPPRSCLHGQAASSPTTRDPAQRVVLVLRERWHFCRDGRVLLGSRALRERHLGLMGYQLLPLPFEELESQRGLPQLKSYLRQKLQALGLRWGPEGG from the exons ATGAGGAGGCCTCGGGGGGAACCCGGCCCCCGGGCCCCGAGACCGACTGAGGGAGCGACCTGCGCAGGGCCCGGGGAGTCAT GGTCTCCATCACCCAACTCCATGCTTCGAGTCCTGCTCTCTGCTCAGACCTCCCCTGCTCGGCTGTCTGGCCTGCTACTGATCCCTCCAGTACAGCCCTGCTGTTTGGGGCCCAGCAAATGGGCGGACCGGCCACTTGGAGGAGGCCCCAGTGCAGGTCCTGTGCAAGGACTGCAGCGGCTTCTGGAACAGGCAAAGAGCCCCGGGGAGCTGCTGCGCTGGCTGGGCCAGAACCCCACCAAAGTGCGCGCCCACCACTACTCGGTGGCGCTTCGTCGTCTGGGCCAGCTCTTGGGGTCTCGGCCACGGCCCCCTCCTGTGGAGCAGGCCACACTGCAGGACTTGAGTCAGCTCATCATCCGAAACTGCCCCTCCTTTGACATTCACACCATCCACGTGTGTCTGCACCTTGCAGTCTTACTTG GCTTTCCGTCCGATGGTCCCCTGGTGTGTGCCCTGGAACAGGAGCGAAGGCTCCGCCTCCCTCCGAAGCCACCTCCCCCTTTGCAGCCCCTTCTCCGAGGTGGGCAAAGGTTGGAAGCTGCTCTAAGCTGTCCCCGTTTTCTGCGGTATCCACGGCAGCATCTGATCAGCAGCCTGGCAG AGGCAAGGCCAGAGGAACTGACTCCCCATGTGATGGTGCTCCTGGCCCAGCACCTGGCCCGGCACCGGTTGCGGGAGCCCCAGCTCCTGGAAGCCATTGCCCACTTCCTGGTGGTTCAGGAAACCCAGCTCAGCAGCAAG GTGGTACAGAAGTTGGTTCTGCCCTTTGGGCGGCTGAACTACCTGCCCCTGGAACAGCAGTTTATGCCCTGCCTTGAGAGGATCCTGGCTCGGGAAGCAGGGGTGGCACCCCTGGCTACAGTCAACATCTTGATGTCACTGTGCCAACTGCGGTGCCTGCCCTTCAGAGCCCTGCACTTTGTTTTTTCCCCTGGCTTCATCAACTACATCAGTG GCACCCCTCATGCTCTGATTGTGCGTCGCTACCTCTCCCTGCTGGACACGGCCGTGGAGCTGGAGCTCCCAGGATACCGGGGTCCCCGCCTTCCCCGAAGGCAGCAAGTGCCCATCTTTCCCCAGCCTCTCATCACCGACCGTGCCCGCTGCAAGTACAG TCACAAGGACATAGTAGCTGAGGGGTTGCGCCAGCTGCTGGGGGAGGAGAAATACCGCCAGGACCTGACTGTGCCTCCAGGCTACTGCACAG ACTTCCTGCTGTGCGTCGGCAGCTCTGGTGCTGTGCTTCCCGTGAGGACCCAGGACCCCTTCTTGCCATACCCACCAAGGTCCTGCCTACACGGCCAGGCTGCCTCTAGCCCCACTACTCGAGACCCTGCTCAGAG GGTGGTGCTGGTGTTGCGGGAACGCTGGCATTTCTGCCGGGACGGCAGGGTGCTGCTGGGCTCAAGGGCCCTGAGGGAGCGGCACTTGGGCCTGATGGGCTACCAGCTCCTGCCG cTACCCTTCGAGGAACTGGAGTCCCAGAGAGGCCTGCCCCAGCTCAAGAGCTACCTCAGGCAGAAGCTCCAGGCCCTGGGCCTGCGCTGGGGGCCTGAAGGGGGCTGA
- the FASTK gene encoding fas-activated serine/threonine kinase isoform X2 — protein MLRVLLSAQTSPARLSGLLLIPPVQPCCLGPSKWADRPLGGGPSAGPVQGLQRLLEQAKSPGELLRWLGQNPTKVRAHHYSVALRRLGQLLGSRPRPPPVEQATLQDLSQLIIRNCPSFDIHTIHVCLHLAVLLGFPSDGPLVCALEQERRLRLPPKPPPPLQPLLRGGQRLEAALSCPRFLRYPRQHLISSLAEARPEELTPHVMVLLAQHLARHRLREPQLLEAIAHFLVVQETQLSSKVVQKLVLPFGRLNYLPLEQQFMPCLERILAREAGVAPLATVNILMSLCQLRCLPFRALHFVFSPGFINYISGTPHALIVRRYLSLLDTAVELELPGYRGPRLPRRQQVPIFPQPLITDRARCKYSHKDIVAEGLRQLLGEEKYRQDLTVPPGYCTDFLLCVGSSGAVLPVRTQDPFLPYPPRSCLHGQAASSPTTRDPAQRVVLVLRERWHFCRDGRVLLGSRALRERHLGLMGYQLLPLPFEELESQRGLPQLKSYLRQKLQALGLRWGPEGG, from the exons ATGCTTCGAGTCCTGCTCTCTGCTCAGACCTCCCCTGCTCGGCTGTCTGGCCTGCTACTGATCCCTCCAGTACAGCCCTGCTGTTTGGGGCCCAGCAAATGGGCGGACCGGCCACTTGGAGGAGGCCCCAGTGCAGGTCCTGTGCAAGGACTGCAGCGGCTTCTGGAACAGGCAAAGAGCCCCGGGGAGCTGCTGCGCTGGCTGGGCCAGAACCCCACCAAAGTGCGCGCCCACCACTACTCGGTGGCGCTTCGTCGTCTGGGCCAGCTCTTGGGGTCTCGGCCACGGCCCCCTCCTGTGGAGCAGGCCACACTGCAGGACTTGAGTCAGCTCATCATCCGAAACTGCCCCTCCTTTGACATTCACACCATCCACGTGTGTCTGCACCTTGCAGTCTTACTTG GCTTTCCGTCCGATGGTCCCCTGGTGTGTGCCCTGGAACAGGAGCGAAGGCTCCGCCTCCCTCCGAAGCCACCTCCCCCTTTGCAGCCCCTTCTCCGAGGTGGGCAAAGGTTGGAAGCTGCTCTAAGCTGTCCCCGTTTTCTGCGGTATCCACGGCAGCATCTGATCAGCAGCCTGGCAG AGGCAAGGCCAGAGGAACTGACTCCCCATGTGATGGTGCTCCTGGCCCAGCACCTGGCCCGGCACCGGTTGCGGGAGCCCCAGCTCCTGGAAGCCATTGCCCACTTCCTGGTGGTTCAGGAAACCCAGCTCAGCAGCAAG GTGGTACAGAAGTTGGTTCTGCCCTTTGGGCGGCTGAACTACCTGCCCCTGGAACAGCAGTTTATGCCCTGCCTTGAGAGGATCCTGGCTCGGGAAGCAGGGGTGGCACCCCTGGCTACAGTCAACATCTTGATGTCACTGTGCCAACTGCGGTGCCTGCCCTTCAGAGCCCTGCACTTTGTTTTTTCCCCTGGCTTCATCAACTACATCAGTG GCACCCCTCATGCTCTGATTGTGCGTCGCTACCTCTCCCTGCTGGACACGGCCGTGGAGCTGGAGCTCCCAGGATACCGGGGTCCCCGCCTTCCCCGAAGGCAGCAAGTGCCCATCTTTCCCCAGCCTCTCATCACCGACCGTGCCCGCTGCAAGTACAG TCACAAGGACATAGTAGCTGAGGGGTTGCGCCAGCTGCTGGGGGAGGAGAAATACCGCCAGGACCTGACTGTGCCTCCAGGCTACTGCACAG ACTTCCTGCTGTGCGTCGGCAGCTCTGGTGCTGTGCTTCCCGTGAGGACCCAGGACCCCTTCTTGCCATACCCACCAAGGTCCTGCCTACACGGCCAGGCTGCCTCTAGCCCCACTACTCGAGACCCTGCTCAGAG GGTGGTGCTGGTGTTGCGGGAACGCTGGCATTTCTGCCGGGACGGCAGGGTGCTGCTGGGCTCAAGGGCCCTGAGGGAGCGGCACTTGGGCCTGATGGGCTACCAGCTCCTGCCG cTACCCTTCGAGGAACTGGAGTCCCAGAGAGGCCTGCCCCAGCTCAAGAGCTACCTCAGGCAGAAGCTCCAGGCCCTGGGCCTGCGCTGGGGGCCTGAAGGGGGCTGA